From a region of the Sphaerodactylus townsendi isolate TG3544 linkage group LG09, MPM_Stown_v2.3, whole genome shotgun sequence genome:
- the TSHZ1 gene encoding teashirt homolog 1 isoform X1 has product MPRRKQQAPRRSAAYVPEEELKEAEIDEASTEDDGLALDIQETDYMCSEEAEIKEAQSYQNSPVSTATNQDAGYGSPFSENSDQLAHFKNTSSKEEREDQCSDNASYPQDSLAQIKAVYANLLSESCWSTLALDLKKSKSSETSPKENTTDSNSSINIPSTSISTGTSTSTSTSISSTGNSNSGGSGYDWHQAALAKTLQQTSYGLLPEPSLFSTVQLYRQNNKLYGSVFTGASKFRCKDCSGAYDTLVELTVHMNETGHYRDDNRDKDYERTKQWSKPRKRSLMEMEGKEDAQKVLKCMYCGHSFESLQDLSVHMIKTKHYQKVPLKEPVPAITKLVPSTKKRALQDLASPCSPEPTAITSDTTLSEAAKDQKTANPYVTPNNRYGYQNGASYTWQFEARKAQILKCMECGSSHDTLQQLTAHMMVTGHFLKVTNSASKKGKQLVLDPVVEEKIQSIPLPPTTHTRLPAANVKKQPESPAGSTSSEEKKDTEKEKVIINETDKKIKEENEDTTDKFEPTAVYQYLREEDLDESPKGGIDILKSLENTVTSAISKAQNGAPSWGGYPSIHAAYQLPGTVKPIQPAVQSVQMQPSYASSVKSLSSEHSALIHSPGNLTPPPHKSNVSAMEELVEKVTGKINIKKEDKPSEKEKCSPVKPLSPAAKENKDFPKSEETIKQQQQQQKKNLEGEVQRVKKDSPTDPHTLNGTEPPKAKVTNGCNNLGIITDHSPEPSFINPLSALQSIMNTHLGKVSNPVSPSLDPLAMLYKISNSMLDKPIYPATPVKQTDAIDRYYYENSDQPIDLTKSKNKPLVSSVTDSVSSPLRESALMDISDMVKNLTGRLTPKSSTPSSVSEKSDADGSSFEEALDELSPVHKRKGRQSNWNPQHLLILQAQFASSLRETPEGKYIMSDLGPQERVHISKFTGLSMTTISHWLANVKYQLRRTGGTKFLKNLDTGHPVFFCNDCASQFRTASTYISHLETHLGFSLKDLSKLPLNQIQEQQNVSKVLANKTLGSLGIAEEDLGSTFQCKLCNRTFASKHAVKLHLSKTHGKSPEDHLIYVTELEKH; this is encoded by the coding sequence catATGTTCCTGAGGAAGAACTGAAAGAGGCAGAAATAGATGAAGCAAGCACTGAGGATGATGGGCTGGCTCTGGACATCCAGGAAACCGATTATATGTGCAGTGAAGAAGCAGAGATCAAAGAGGCTCAGAGTTACCAGAATTCCCCAGTCAGCACGGCAACAAATCAGGACGCGGGTTATGGTTCACCATTTAGCGAAAATAGCGACCAGCTGGCTCATTTCAAAAACACTTCCtccaaagaagaaagagaagatcaGTGCTCGGACAATGCTTCCTATCCACAGGACAGCTTGGCACAAATAAAAGCTGTATATGCAAATTTACTATCAGAGTCTTGCTGGTCCACTTTAGCTTTAGATTTGAAAAAATCAAAGAGTAGTGAAACCAGCCCGAAGGAAAACACCACTGACAGCAACTCTAGTATCAATATCCCAAGTACTAGTATCAGCACTGGTACCAGTACCAGTACCAGTACAAGCATCAGTAGCACTGGTAACAGTAACAGTGGTGGCTCAGGTTATGACTGGCATCAAGCGGCATTGGCCAAAACCTTGCAGCAGACCTCATACGGACTTCTCCCAGAACCCAGTCTATTCAGCACAGTACAGCTTTACCGGCAAAACAATaaactctatggttctgtgtTCACTGGTGCCAGTAAGTTTCGGTGCAAAGACTGCAGTGGAGCATATGACACGCTGGTGGAACTAACAGTGCACATGAATGAAACTGGACATTATCGGGACGATAACAGAGATAAAGATTATGAAAGGACCAAACAGTGGTCAAAGCCTAGGAAGCGATCGCTTATGGAAATGGAAGGCAAAGAGGATGCCCAGAAAGTGCTAAAGTGCATGTACTGTGGTCATTCTTTTGAATCATTGCAAGACTTGAGTGTCCAtatgataaaaacaaaacattaccaGAAAGTGCCTCTGAAGGAACCAGTACCAGCCATCACCAAACTGGTGCCTTCGACCAAAAAGCGAGCACTTCAGGACTTAGCTTCACCTTGCTCACCTGAGCCAACAGCGATCACTTCAGACACTACTCTTAGTGAAGCAGCAAAGGATCAGAAAACTGCCAATCCCTATGTGACTCCAAACAACCGCTATGGATACCAAAATGGTGCTAGCTACACTTGGCAGTTTGAGGCCCGCAAAGCCCAGATATTGAAATGCATGGAATGTGGCAGCTCTCATGACACTTTGCAGCAGCTTACGGCTCATATGATGGTCACCGGACATTTTTTGAAGGTAACTAATTCCGCctccaaaaaaggaaaacagctaGTGTTGGATCCTGTGGTGGAAGAAAAGATACAATCCATACCTTTGCCACCAACCACCCACACAAGACTACCAGCTGCGAATGTTAAAAAGCAGCCTGAGTCTCCAGCTGGATCTACAAGCTCGGAGGAGAAGAAAGACACGGAGAAGGAAAAGGTGATCATTAATGaaacagacaaaaaaattaaagaagagAACGAAGACACTACAGACAAGTTTGAGCCAACAGCCGTATATCAGTACCTCAGAGAAGAGGATCTAGATGAAAGCCCAAAAGGTGGGATCGATATACTGAAATCCCTAGAAAATACCGTGACGTCGGCTATAAGTAAGGCTCAGAATGGAGCTCCTTCTTGGGGAGGCTATCCCAGCATTCACGCAGCTTACCAGCTTCCAGGAACTGTTAAACCCATTCAGCCAGCTGTGCAGAGTGTTCAAATGCAGCCCTCTTATGCCAGCAGCGTAAAATCATTGTCTTCGGAGCACAGTGCACTGATCCATTCCCCAGGTAACTTAACGCCTCCACCGCACAAAAGCAATGTTTCTGCAATGGAAGAACTAGTGGAGAAGGTCACAGGCAAAATCAATATTAAAAAGGAAGACAAACcttcagagaaagaaaaatgttctCCAGTTAAGCCATTGTCACCTGCTGCTAAAGAGAACAAAGACTTTCCAAAATCAGAGGAAAccatcaagcagcagcagcagcagcagaaaaagaatCTAGAAGGAGAAGTTCAGAGGGTCAAAAAGGATAGTCCAACAGATCCTCATACCCTTAATGGAACTGAGCCACCTAAAGCAAAAGTCACAAATGGCTGTAATAACTTGGGCATTATCACAGACCATTCACCTGAGCCATCTTTCATTAACCCACTGAGTGCTTTGCAATCCATCATGAATACCCATTTAGGCAAAGTTTCTAATCCTGTAAGCCCTTCTTTGGACCCTTTGGCCATGTTGTATAAAATTAGCAACAGTATGTTGGACAAACCCATTTACCCAGCAACTCCGGTCAAGCAAACTGATGCTATTGACCGATACTATTATGAAAACAGTGATCAGCCTATTGACTTAACAAAGTCCAAAAACAAACCTCTGGTTTCCAGTGTGACTGACTCCGTCTCATCTCCTCTAAGGGAGAGTGCCCTAATGGATATTTCTGACATGGTAAAGAACCTCACAGGGCGCTTGACTCCCAAGTCTTCAACTCCGTCTTCTGTGTCAGAAAAATCTGATGCTGATGGAAGCAGCTTTGAAGAGGCTCTGGATGAACTGTCACCAGTACATAAGAGGAAAGGTAGGCAGTCTAATTGGAACCCTCAGCATCTTCTGATCCTTCAAGCCCAGTTTGCTTCTAGCTTGAGGGAGACTCCTGAAGGCAAATATATTATGTCGGACCTCGGCCCACAGGAGCGGGTGCATATCTCGAAGTTTACTGGTCTTTCCATGACCACAATTAGCCACTGGCTGGCCAATGTGAAGTATCAATTAAGAAGGACAGGTGGAACTAAGTTTTTAAAGAATTTGGATACAGGGCATCCTGTTTTCTTTTGCAATGATTGTGCCTCACAATTCAGGACTGCTTCTACATATATAAGTCACTTGGAGACACATTTAGGGTTCAGCTTGAAGGACCTGTCCAAACTGCCACTAAATCAGATCCAAGAACAGCAGAATGTTTCGAAAGTCCTTGCAAATAAAACTCTGGGCTCACTAGGAATTGCTGAGGAGGACTTGGGCTCCACATTCCAGTGTAAGCTCTGCAACCGAACTTTTGCAAGCAAGCATGCAGTAAAACTGCACCTTAGTAAAACACATGGCAAGTCCCCTGAGGACCATTTGATCTATGTAACTGAGTTAGAAAAACATTAG
- the TSHZ1 gene encoding teashirt homolog 1 isoform X2, whose translation MCSEEAEIKEAQSYQNSPVSTATNQDAGYGSPFSENSDQLAHFKNTSSKEEREDQCSDNASYPQDSLAQIKAVYANLLSESCWSTLALDLKKSKSSETSPKENTTDSNSSINIPSTSISTGTSTSTSTSISSTGNSNSGGSGYDWHQAALAKTLQQTSYGLLPEPSLFSTVQLYRQNNKLYGSVFTGASKFRCKDCSGAYDTLVELTVHMNETGHYRDDNRDKDYERTKQWSKPRKRSLMEMEGKEDAQKVLKCMYCGHSFESLQDLSVHMIKTKHYQKVPLKEPVPAITKLVPSTKKRALQDLASPCSPEPTAITSDTTLSEAAKDQKTANPYVTPNNRYGYQNGASYTWQFEARKAQILKCMECGSSHDTLQQLTAHMMVTGHFLKVTNSASKKGKQLVLDPVVEEKIQSIPLPPTTHTRLPAANVKKQPESPAGSTSSEEKKDTEKEKVIINETDKKIKEENEDTTDKFEPTAVYQYLREEDLDESPKGGIDILKSLENTVTSAISKAQNGAPSWGGYPSIHAAYQLPGTVKPIQPAVQSVQMQPSYASSVKSLSSEHSALIHSPGNLTPPPHKSNVSAMEELVEKVTGKINIKKEDKPSEKEKCSPVKPLSPAAKENKDFPKSEETIKQQQQQQKKNLEGEVQRVKKDSPTDPHTLNGTEPPKAKVTNGCNNLGIITDHSPEPSFINPLSALQSIMNTHLGKVSNPVSPSLDPLAMLYKISNSMLDKPIYPATPVKQTDAIDRYYYENSDQPIDLTKSKNKPLVSSVTDSVSSPLRESALMDISDMVKNLTGRLTPKSSTPSSVSEKSDADGSSFEEALDELSPVHKRKGRQSNWNPQHLLILQAQFASSLRETPEGKYIMSDLGPQERVHISKFTGLSMTTISHWLANVKYQLRRTGGTKFLKNLDTGHPVFFCNDCASQFRTASTYISHLETHLGFSLKDLSKLPLNQIQEQQNVSKVLANKTLGSLGIAEEDLGSTFQCKLCNRTFASKHAVKLHLSKTHGKSPEDHLIYVTELEKH comes from the coding sequence ATGTGCAGTGAAGAAGCAGAGATCAAAGAGGCTCAGAGTTACCAGAATTCCCCAGTCAGCACGGCAACAAATCAGGACGCGGGTTATGGTTCACCATTTAGCGAAAATAGCGACCAGCTGGCTCATTTCAAAAACACTTCCtccaaagaagaaagagaagatcaGTGCTCGGACAATGCTTCCTATCCACAGGACAGCTTGGCACAAATAAAAGCTGTATATGCAAATTTACTATCAGAGTCTTGCTGGTCCACTTTAGCTTTAGATTTGAAAAAATCAAAGAGTAGTGAAACCAGCCCGAAGGAAAACACCACTGACAGCAACTCTAGTATCAATATCCCAAGTACTAGTATCAGCACTGGTACCAGTACCAGTACCAGTACAAGCATCAGTAGCACTGGTAACAGTAACAGTGGTGGCTCAGGTTATGACTGGCATCAAGCGGCATTGGCCAAAACCTTGCAGCAGACCTCATACGGACTTCTCCCAGAACCCAGTCTATTCAGCACAGTACAGCTTTACCGGCAAAACAATaaactctatggttctgtgtTCACTGGTGCCAGTAAGTTTCGGTGCAAAGACTGCAGTGGAGCATATGACACGCTGGTGGAACTAACAGTGCACATGAATGAAACTGGACATTATCGGGACGATAACAGAGATAAAGATTATGAAAGGACCAAACAGTGGTCAAAGCCTAGGAAGCGATCGCTTATGGAAATGGAAGGCAAAGAGGATGCCCAGAAAGTGCTAAAGTGCATGTACTGTGGTCATTCTTTTGAATCATTGCAAGACTTGAGTGTCCAtatgataaaaacaaaacattaccaGAAAGTGCCTCTGAAGGAACCAGTACCAGCCATCACCAAACTGGTGCCTTCGACCAAAAAGCGAGCACTTCAGGACTTAGCTTCACCTTGCTCACCTGAGCCAACAGCGATCACTTCAGACACTACTCTTAGTGAAGCAGCAAAGGATCAGAAAACTGCCAATCCCTATGTGACTCCAAACAACCGCTATGGATACCAAAATGGTGCTAGCTACACTTGGCAGTTTGAGGCCCGCAAAGCCCAGATATTGAAATGCATGGAATGTGGCAGCTCTCATGACACTTTGCAGCAGCTTACGGCTCATATGATGGTCACCGGACATTTTTTGAAGGTAACTAATTCCGCctccaaaaaaggaaaacagctaGTGTTGGATCCTGTGGTGGAAGAAAAGATACAATCCATACCTTTGCCACCAACCACCCACACAAGACTACCAGCTGCGAATGTTAAAAAGCAGCCTGAGTCTCCAGCTGGATCTACAAGCTCGGAGGAGAAGAAAGACACGGAGAAGGAAAAGGTGATCATTAATGaaacagacaaaaaaattaaagaagagAACGAAGACACTACAGACAAGTTTGAGCCAACAGCCGTATATCAGTACCTCAGAGAAGAGGATCTAGATGAAAGCCCAAAAGGTGGGATCGATATACTGAAATCCCTAGAAAATACCGTGACGTCGGCTATAAGTAAGGCTCAGAATGGAGCTCCTTCTTGGGGAGGCTATCCCAGCATTCACGCAGCTTACCAGCTTCCAGGAACTGTTAAACCCATTCAGCCAGCTGTGCAGAGTGTTCAAATGCAGCCCTCTTATGCCAGCAGCGTAAAATCATTGTCTTCGGAGCACAGTGCACTGATCCATTCCCCAGGTAACTTAACGCCTCCACCGCACAAAAGCAATGTTTCTGCAATGGAAGAACTAGTGGAGAAGGTCACAGGCAAAATCAATATTAAAAAGGAAGACAAACcttcagagaaagaaaaatgttctCCAGTTAAGCCATTGTCACCTGCTGCTAAAGAGAACAAAGACTTTCCAAAATCAGAGGAAAccatcaagcagcagcagcagcagcagaaaaagaatCTAGAAGGAGAAGTTCAGAGGGTCAAAAAGGATAGTCCAACAGATCCTCATACCCTTAATGGAACTGAGCCACCTAAAGCAAAAGTCACAAATGGCTGTAATAACTTGGGCATTATCACAGACCATTCACCTGAGCCATCTTTCATTAACCCACTGAGTGCTTTGCAATCCATCATGAATACCCATTTAGGCAAAGTTTCTAATCCTGTAAGCCCTTCTTTGGACCCTTTGGCCATGTTGTATAAAATTAGCAACAGTATGTTGGACAAACCCATTTACCCAGCAACTCCGGTCAAGCAAACTGATGCTATTGACCGATACTATTATGAAAACAGTGATCAGCCTATTGACTTAACAAAGTCCAAAAACAAACCTCTGGTTTCCAGTGTGACTGACTCCGTCTCATCTCCTCTAAGGGAGAGTGCCCTAATGGATATTTCTGACATGGTAAAGAACCTCACAGGGCGCTTGACTCCCAAGTCTTCAACTCCGTCTTCTGTGTCAGAAAAATCTGATGCTGATGGAAGCAGCTTTGAAGAGGCTCTGGATGAACTGTCACCAGTACATAAGAGGAAAGGTAGGCAGTCTAATTGGAACCCTCAGCATCTTCTGATCCTTCAAGCCCAGTTTGCTTCTAGCTTGAGGGAGACTCCTGAAGGCAAATATATTATGTCGGACCTCGGCCCACAGGAGCGGGTGCATATCTCGAAGTTTACTGGTCTTTCCATGACCACAATTAGCCACTGGCTGGCCAATGTGAAGTATCAATTAAGAAGGACAGGTGGAACTAAGTTTTTAAAGAATTTGGATACAGGGCATCCTGTTTTCTTTTGCAATGATTGTGCCTCACAATTCAGGACTGCTTCTACATATATAAGTCACTTGGAGACACATTTAGGGTTCAGCTTGAAGGACCTGTCCAAACTGCCACTAAATCAGATCCAAGAACAGCAGAATGTTTCGAAAGTCCTTGCAAATAAAACTCTGGGCTCACTAGGAATTGCTGAGGAGGACTTGGGCTCCACATTCCAGTGTAAGCTCTGCAACCGAACTTTTGCAAGCAAGCATGCAGTAAAACTGCACCTTAGTAAAACACATGGCAAGTCCCCTGAGGACCATTTGATCTATGTAACTGAGTTAGAAAAACATTAG